A window from Musa acuminata AAA Group cultivar baxijiao chromosome BXJ3-10, Cavendish_Baxijiao_AAA, whole genome shotgun sequence encodes these proteins:
- the LOC135651019 gene encoding NAC domain-containing protein 92-like, with protein MEETLPPGFRFHPTDEELITYYLTRKVTEFSFATRAIAVVDINKCEPWDLPGKASMGEKEWYFFSMKDRKYPTGLRTNRATDAGYWKTTGKDKEIFHCGVVVGMKKTLVFYKGRAPRGEKTSWVMHEYRLQTRFPYEPTKEEWVVCRVFRKSPTGKKPQPDSPAMPASLESPGELDVSVLNKLVGSSGFDRLQTDYSLCNSNSSGRLDMNWFLARAAAAGQASLPWASGLLASGLAPSPAIPKGLSFNGQQQPEGVVDVAGLTSFVAQGDALFGNDLKSSFATASSSIGVECAQQHQEPPPPPQQQQTQSFNQESIWSSY; from the exons ATGGAGGAGACCCTTCCTCCAGGGTTTAGATTCCACCCCACCGATGAAGAGCTCATCACCTACTATCTGACCCGGAAGGTGACGGAGTTCAGCTTCGCCACCAGAGCCATCGCTGTTGTCGACATCAACAAGTGCGAGCCTTGGGACCTACCGG GGAAGGCCAGCATGGGGGAGAAagagtggtacttcttcagcaTGAAAGATCGCAAGTACCCGACGGGGCTGCGGACCAACCGAGCCACCGACGCCGGTTACTGGAAGACGACGGGGAAAGACAAGGAGATCTTCCACTGTGGGGTCGTGGTGGGCATGAAGAAGACGTTGGTGTTCTACAAGGGAAGGGCTCCCAGGGGCGAGAAGACGAGTTGGGTGATGCATGAGTACAGGCTGCAAACCAGGTTCCCCTACGAACCCACCAAG GAGGAATGGGTTGTGTGCAGGGTCTTCAGGAAGAGCCCCACCGGAAAGAAGCCGCAACCAGACTCCCCCGCCATGCCTGCATCGCTCGAGTCACCGGGGGAACTCGACGTATCGGTGCTAAACAAACTGGTTGGTTCATCGGGGTTTGACAGGTTGCAAACAGATTACAGCCTCTgcaacagcaacagcagcggCAGGCTCGACATGAATTGGTTCTTGGCTAGAGCAGCAGCGGCTGGCCAGGCTTCGCTGCCATGGGCGTCAGGCTTGCTGGCTTCAGGATTGGCACCATCTCCGGCAATTCCCAAGGGATTGTCTTTTAATGGTCAACAGCAACCAGAAGGCGTCGTCGACGTGGCCGGTCTAACCTCCTTTGTGGCACAAGGAGATGCTCTGTTTGGGAATGACTTGAAATCGAGCTTCGCTACTGCCTCTTCATCTATAGGTGTGGAGTGTGCACAACAGCATCaagaaccaccaccaccaccacaacaacAGCAAACACAGTCATTCAACCAGGAATCGATTTGGAGCAGCTACTGA
- the LOC135651003 gene encoding ribulose bisphosphate carboxylase small subunit, chloroplastic-like, with protein sequence MASSMMVSSAATVSRASPAQSSMVAPFTGLKSTSAFPVTRKANADLSHLPSNGGRVQCMKVWPIEGKKKFETLSYLPTLVDEPLVKQIEYLLRSKWIPCLEFSHEGFVGRENHRSPGYYDGRYWTMWKLPMFGCTDAVQVVKEVEECKKEYPKAFIRIIGFDNNRQVQCISFIAFKPPGY encoded by the exons ATGGCTTCCTCCATGATGGTGTCCTCCGCCGCCACCGTGTCCCGGGCTTCCCCGGCTCAATCCAGCATGGTGGCGCCCTTCACCGGTCTCAAGTCCACCTCGGCCTTCCCGGTCACCAGGAAGGCCAACGCCGACCTCTCCCACCTCCCCAGCAACGGTGGCAGAGTCCAGTGCATGAAG GTGTGGCCGATCGAGGGCAAGAAGAAGTTCGAGACCCTCTCCTACCTTCCTACACTGGTGGACGAGCCGTTGGTGAAGCAGATCGAGTACCTTCTCCGTTCCAAATGGATTCCCTGCTTAGAATTCAGCCAT GAGGGGTTCGTGGGGCGTGAGAACCACCGGTCGCCGGGGTACTACGACGGGCGGTACTGGACGATGTGGAAGCTGCCCATGTTCGGGTGCACCGACGCGGTGCAGGTGGTGAAGGAGGTGGAGGAGTGCAAGAAGGAGTACCCCAAGGCCTTCATCCGCATCATCGGCTTCGACAACAACCGCCAAGTGCAGTGTATCAGTTTCATCGCCTTCAAGCCCCCCGGCTACTAA
- the LOC135650526 gene encoding uncharacterized protein LOC135650526 isoform X2 has protein sequence MNHRAMQQQNALSASEEMRAPLAVADRKPPVFCPKPRRLSPFAAVAEPVLPFRWLSSHQTDFSDSKAGADLHGIFLAKGGEQNQVSSSPPFFCGSPPSRAANPVVHDARFGDDRPPAAFAPVPLIQSGPPLSPKQGCAHAKFGLMPAAVRIEGFDCLNRDRRSCSSITAVA, from the exons ATGAACCACCGCGCGATGCAACAGCAGAACGCCTTATCTGCCAGCGAAGAGATGAGGGCGCCGCTCGCGGTGGCCGATCGAAAGCCGCCCGTCTTCTGCCCTAAGCCCCGCCGGCTCAGCCCGTTTGCCGCCGTCGCTGAACCGGTCCTACCCTTCCGTTGGCTCTCGAG TCATCAAACCGATTTCTCCGATTCGAAGGCCGGGGCGGACCTCCATGGCATATTTCTCGCAAAG GGCGGGGAGCAGAATCAAGTGTCGTCGTCACCGCCGTTCTTCTGCGGCTCGCCACCGAGCCGTGCCGCGAACCCGGTCGTCCACGACGCCCGGTTCGGCGACGACCGCCCGCCGGCAGCCTTCGCCCCTGTACCACTAATCCAGTCAGGTCCGCCGCTCTCCCCCAAGCAGGGCTGTGCCCACGCCAAGTTCGGCCTCATGCCGGCGGCCGTGCGCATCGAGGGTTTTGATTGCCTCAACCGCGACCGCCGGAGCTGCAGCAGCATCACTGCCGTGGCCTGA
- the LOC135650526 gene encoding uncharacterized protein LOC135650526 isoform X1, translating into MGSESLFLRRPFAPPCPPPILAVPLSLVERWRRRLQTRSSKRSVDKMNHRAMQQQNALSASEEMRAPLAVADRKPPVFCPKPRRLSPFAAVAEPVLPFRWLSSHQTDFSDSKAGADLHGIFLAKGGEQNQVSSSPPFFCGSPPSRAANPVVHDARFGDDRPPAAFAPVPLIQSGPPLSPKQGCAHAKFGLMPAAVRIEGFDCLNRDRRSCSSITAVA; encoded by the exons ATGGGCTCCGAGTCTCTCTTTCTTCGTCGTCCCTTTGCACCGCCTTGTCCTCCTCCGATTCTCGCCGTTCCTCTCTCGCTGGTAGAGAGGTGGAGAAG GCGGTTGCAGACGCGAAGCTCCAAGAGATCTGTGGACAAGATGAACCACCGCGCGATGCAACAGCAGAACGCCTTATCTGCCAGCGAAGAGATGAGGGCGCCGCTCGCGGTGGCCGATCGAAAGCCGCCCGTCTTCTGCCCTAAGCCCCGCCGGCTCAGCCCGTTTGCCGCCGTCGCTGAACCGGTCCTACCCTTCCGTTGGCTCTCGAG TCATCAAACCGATTTCTCCGATTCGAAGGCCGGGGCGGACCTCCATGGCATATTTCTCGCAAAG GGCGGGGAGCAGAATCAAGTGTCGTCGTCACCGCCGTTCTTCTGCGGCTCGCCACCGAGCCGTGCCGCGAACCCGGTCGTCCACGACGCCCGGTTCGGCGACGACCGCCCGCCGGCAGCCTTCGCCCCTGTACCACTAATCCAGTCAGGTCCGCCGCTCTCCCCCAAGCAGGGCTGTGCCCACGCCAAGTTCGGCCTCATGCCGGCGGCCGTGCGCATCGAGGGTTTTGATTGCCTCAACCGCGACCGCCGGAGCTGCAGCAGCATCACTGCCGTGGCCTGA
- the LOC135651453 gene encoding uncharacterized protein LOC135651453, translating into MECTVHLASSVFHGVQGTKDEAVMFLLQVSTFLIVLHLVSFLLTKLFTFLLDRATTYEEQRDSLLITEDEIKHVTHEICSEDGELAAGIFGREGLPLFYHESVVNDTLLVHEAKDFNQQHLLEVDESFVAEFPYGSPPFNNEKLGIDQYGDAPVTDVIRSSDSPSPIVCELVEDEDIGGDACHGNVLEDAEEEAEVLSKNETLFVIGQTHSDCNKFRLEEDEGTFDGSLAGESTSNGFTKWRSSAINRASETECLLSSSSRRSSSNWETLELFQKYDEEMTFLDRISSQKLAETELIRPFSESFRSIRFQPRSISERIARKFTIQKKKGGNRDPYQELEIAYVAQISLAWEALNWNYVCFQQRKANGDGERFYCTARIAQRFQQFQVLLQRFIENEPYQRGRRPQVFARTRISSPKLLQVPEFQEADEDGENIISPTEFSSILEDAIRTFMNFLKADKKNPRQILKSFVKTTSSSVDPEVLRSLKRTNQKMKMGLKGLLRRRRCWNKKWVQGEEEEMDILMGLIDMKIVSRTLRMSEISQEQLQWCEEKMTKVGVLEWKSSKRVLPATFFPLN; encoded by the exons ATGGAGTGCACGGTGCATTTGGCCTCGAGCGTCTTCCATGGAGTGCAAGGCACCAAAGACGAGGCTGTGATGTTTCTCCTCCAAGTTTCCACCTTCCTCATCGTCCTCCACCTCGTCTCCTTCCTCCTCACCAAGCTGTTCACGTTTCTCCTTGACAGAGCAACCACGTATGAAGAACAAAG AGACTCCCTTCTCATCACCGAAGACGAGATCAAGCACGTAACCCACGAGATCTGCTCCGAGGATGGAGAGCTAGCTGCCGGTATCTTTGGCAGAGAAGGCCTACCGTTATTCTACCATGAAAGCGTCGTCAATGATACTCTACTTGTCCATGAAGCAAAGGATTTCAATCAGCAACATCTTTTGGAGGTTGACGAAAGCTTTGTCGCAGAATTCCCATACGGTTCCCCACCTTTTAATAATGAGAAGCTCGGAATCGATCAGTACGGCGATGCTCCAGTGACCGACGTCATAAGATCATCAGATTCTCCATCTCCGATCGTGTGCGAGCTTGTAGAAG ATGAAGACATCGGCGGCGACGCATGCCACGGTAATGTATTGGAGGACGCAGAGGAGGAGGCTGAGGTGTTATCAAAGAATGAGACTCTCTTCGTCATCGGCCAAACACATTCCGACTGCAACAAGTTTCGGCTGGAAGAAGACGAGGGAACATTTGATGGTTCTCTCGCAGGTGAATCGACATCCAATGGCTTTACGAAATGGAGAAGCTCTGCAATCAACAGGGCTTCCGAGACAGAATGCCTCCTCTCCTCTTCATCACGCAGGAGCTCTTCCAACTGGGAAACACTTGAGTTGTTCCAAAAGTACGATGAGGAGATGACGTTCTTGGACAGAATCAGCTCACAGAAGCTCGCAGAAACAG AGCTCATACGTCCGTTCTCAGAATCATTTAGGTCCATAAGGTTCCAACCAAGATCAATCTCGGAAAGGATTGCCCGCAAATTTACGAtacagaagaagaagggaggcaaCAGAGATCCATATCAAGAACTGGAGATTGCTTACGTGGCTCAAATTAGCCTCGCATGGGAAGCACTCAACTGGAATTACGTCTGCTTCCAGCAGAGGAAAGCCAACGGCGACGGTGAGCGCTTCTACTGCACCGCACGAATAGCTCAGCGGTTCCAACAGTTTCAGGTCCTCTTGCAGCGGTTCATCGAGAACGAGCCATACCAGCGCGGTCGGCGGCCTCAAGTCTTTGCTCGGACGAGGATTTCTTCCCCCAAATTGCTCCAAGTTCCCGAGTTCCAAG AAGCCGATGAAGATGGAGAAAACATAATTTCACCTACCGAATTCTCGTCCATTTTAGAAGATGCGATCCGAACCTTCATGAACTTCCTCAAGGCAGACAAGAAGAACCCTCGCCAAATCCTCAAATCATTCGTCAAGACAACCTCAAGCTCTGTAGATCCAGAAGTTCTTCGTTCACTGAAAAGAACCAATCAGAAA ATGAAGATGGGGCTCAAAGGCCTGTTGAGGCGAAGGAGATGTTGGAACAAGAAGTGGGTACagggggaggaagaggagatggaCATACTGATGGGATTAATAGACATGAAGATTGTGTCCAGAACGCTGAGGATGAGTGAGATCAGCCAAGAACAGCTGCAGTGGTGTGAGGAGAAGATGACCAAAGTAGGAGTATTGGAATGGAAAAGTTCAAAGAGAGTCCTCCCCGCTACCTTTTTCCCTCTTAACTGA